Sequence from the Streptomyces sp. NBC_00358 genome:
GGCGGCCGTCGGCGCCGCCCTGGGCATCGGGCTCGGCTCCTGCTCGGCGGACCCCGGGCCGGGCGGACACTCCGGCACCGGCACCACCACCAACACCGGTTCCGATTCGACCCGGGCCCCCAAGCCCGTCGAGCGGCCCGGGACGCAGGGCCCGAACGGGGGCTGACCCGAAGGACATCGAGGCCGCCGCCGGTGCGCCAGGTGATGTGGTGCCAGGCCCCCGTCTAGCGGGCCGAGGCGAGCGCCCGGGCCACCCCGTGCTCCTTCGGCCCCAGGAAACGCGGATCCGGCTCGAACACCGCGTCCAGCGCGGCCTTGCCCGCCGCGAAGATCTCCCGGGTGCCGCCGTAGTACCAGGTGGCGTCGTGCTTGGCGTCGACGCCGATGCCGTACGAGCGGACGCCCGCCGCCTGGCACAGCGCGAGAGCGCGGCGGATGTGGAAGCCCTGGCTGATCAGGACCGCCTCGTGGACACCGAAGATCCTGCGGGCGCGGACGCAGGAGTCCCAGGTGTCGAAGCCGGCGTAGTCGCTGACGATCCGGCGCGCGGGCACCCCGTGCGCCGTCAGATAGGAACGCATCGCGTCGGGCTCGTCGTAGTCCTTGCGGCTGTTGTCGCCGGTGACGAGGACGACCTTGATCCGGCCCTCCCGGTACAGCTTCGCGGCGGCGTCCAGGCGGTGGGCGAGATACAGGGACGGGCCGCCGTCCGACAGACCCGCGCCGAACACGATGGCGACCTCGGTGCGCGGAGCGTCCGCGGTGGTCCGCAGCCGGTCGCCCGTGGCCACGTACAGCCAGGTGGCCGGGAGTAGCGCCAGCACGCACAGCACCATCAGCGCCTGCACGGCCCGCCGTTGTCCCTTGCGCGTACGCGGCAGGGGCGGCAGACGGAGCAGACGGGGTCGGCGGAAGCTCGGGCGCTTC
This genomic interval carries:
- a CDS encoding SanA/YdcF family protein — its product is MPRLPRPKRPSFRRPRLLRLPPLPRTRKGQRRAVQALMVLCVLALLPATWLYVATGDRLRTTADAPRTEVAIVFGAGLSDGGPSLYLAHRLDAAAKLYREGRIKVVLVTGDNSRKDYDEPDAMRSYLTAHGVPARRIVSDYAGFDTWDSCVRARRIFGVHEAVLISQGFHIRRALALCQAAGVRSYGIGVDAKHDATWYYGGTREIFAAGKAALDAVFEPDPRFLGPKEHGVARALASAR